Part of the Lichenicola cladoniae genome is shown below.
CATCGCCGAAGCTGCGCGCGGGATCGCGGCAGCGCATGGTTTGACGCTCAAGCTGGTGACCTTCGAGGATTACACGCTGCCGAACGAGGCTCTGGCGAGTGGCGATATCGATGCCAATGCATTCGAGCACAAGCCGTTCCTCGACTCCCAGATTCAGGCGCGCGGCTACCATATCGTCCCGCTCGGGCTGACCTATGTCGAGCCGATGGGGATCTATTCGAAGAAGCTCCATAGGCTCGACGCGCTGGCGGATGGCGCACGGATCGCGGTGCAGAACGACCCCAGCAACCAGGGGCGGGCACTGAACCTGCTGGCAGCGCATGGGCTGATCGCGCTGGCGCCGGGGCGCGGCCTGCTGCCGTCGCTGGCCGATGTCACCGGGTCGGCCAAACATCTGCGGCTGATCGAGCTCGATGCCGCGCAGTTGCCGCGGGCACTCGACGACGTGGCGATGGCGTCGATCAACACCAACTACGCGGTCAGCGCCGGCCTCGATCCGGCCGCAGCCCTGATCCGCGAGCCGCGCGAGAACAATCCCTATGCCAACATGATCGCGGTACGTGCCGGCGACACCAACCGGGCCGGCATGAAGACGCTGCTGGCCTCGTATCAATCGCCCGAGATGGCCGCTTTCCTGGCGTCGCATTTCAAGGGCGCCATCCTGCCATCGTTCTGAAGCGCCTCCATGGATGAAGCGCCTGCCCTGATCCGCTTCGAGCGGGTGACACGGCGCTTCGGCGGCCATCCGGCGATCGCGGACATATCGTTCTCGGTCGGGCATGGCGAGATCGTCGGGGTCATCGGCCGGTCCGGCGCCGGCAAGTCGACGCTGCTGCGCTGCCTGGCCGGGCTGGAACGGCCGGACGAAGGCAGGATCGTGCTCGATGGGCAGGACCTGGCGCAGCTCGGCGAACCGGCGCTCCGGGCGCGGCGGCGTCGCATCGGGCTGGTGTTCCAGCACTTCAACCTACTGTCGTCACGGACCGCGGCGCAGAACATCGCGTTGCCGCTCAAGATCGCCGGCTGGACACGGGCCGATCGCGCGCGCCGCACCACGGAGTTGCTGGAGCTGGTCGGGTTGCCGGACCGGGCCGGGCATTATCCGGCGCAACTGTCCGGCGGTCAGAAGCAGCGTGTCGGCATTGCGCGCGCTCTGGCCGCGAGCCCGGCGCTGCTGCTGTGCGACGAGGCGACCTCGGCGCTCGATCCGGAAACCACGCATTCGATCCTGGCGCTGCTGCGCGACATCAACGCGCGGCTCGGCCTGACCATCATGCTGATCACCCACGAGATGAGCGTGGTCAGGGCGGTGGCGGACCGCGTGCTGGTGCTCGAGGCTGGTCGCCTGGTCGAGGATGTTCCGGCGGCGCGCTTGTTCGCCCATGTCGAGGCCGGCAGCATGAACGAGGCTACCCGGAGCCTGCTGCGTGACCAGCGCCCGTCCCTCCCCGGCTTCCTGGTCGATCGGCTGACGCCGGAGCCGGCCGCCGGCAGCCACGCGGTGCTGGAACTGGGGGTCGGCGGCGACGCGGCGCATTTGCCGATGATTGCCCGGCTGGCCACCGAAACCGGGATCGAGGCGACGTTGCTGGAAGGCGGCGTCACCCATATCGGACAGGAGCCGATCGGTGCGTTGTTCCTCGCCGTGCCCTCGGACCGGGCCGACGAGGCCGAGGCGGCCTTGCGCCGGTTCGGCGCCGACACGACGGAAACCTCGTTGCGGAGGCTTGGCCATGTCGTCCTACCTGATTGACCAGATCGCGCTGGCACTCTGGCAGACGGTGGAAATGACCCTGGCGTCCGGGGTGATTTCGCTGCTGCTCGGCCTGCCGCTGGCGATCCTGCTGGTGGTGACTGCGTCCGATGGCCTGAAGCCGATGCGGCTGGTCAACCGGGTGCTGGGCGGACTGGTCAATGCGGTCCGGTCGCTGCCGTTCATCGTGCTGCTGGTGGCGTTGATCCCGCTCACACGGCTGATTGCCGGCACATCGATCGGCACCGAGGCGGCGATCGTGCCGCTATCGCTCGCGGCGACACCGTATTTCGCCCGTGTGGCCGAGGTTTCGCTACGGGAGGTGGACCAGGGCCTGGTCGAGGCGGTGCAGGCGATGGGCGGGAGCAGGCTCTCGATCATCCGCGAGGTGCTGCTGCCGGAGGCGTTGCCCGGGCTGATCGCCGGCTTCACGCTGACGCTGGTGACGCTGGTCGGCGCTTCGGCGATGGCGGGCGCGATCGGCGCGGGCGGGCTCGGCGACCTGGCCATCCGCTACGGCTACCAGCGGTTCGAGACCAACGTGATGATCGCCGTGGTGGCAATCCTGATCGTCCTGGTCTCGGCGCTGCAGTGGGCCGGCGACCGGGCGGCGCGCCACGTCGACAGACGTGCCTGATACCGGCGTCGACAGACGGGCCTGATACCGGCGTCGACAGGCTCCTGTCGTTCGATCGTATCAGGTCGATACCGCCATCCG
Proteins encoded:
- a CDS encoding MetQ/NlpA family ABC transporter substrate-binding protein; the encoded protein is MHRRTLLGLAAGLAMPALHARADSAPLSLRVGIMSGPEEDIAEAARGIAAAHGLTLKLVTFEDYTLPNEALASGDIDANAFEHKPFLDSQIQARGYHIVPLGLTYVEPMGIYSKKLHRLDALADGARIAVQNDPSNQGRALNLLAAHGLIALAPGRGLLPSLADVTGSAKHLRLIELDAAQLPRALDDVAMASINTNYAVSAGLDPAAALIREPRENNPYANMIAVRAGDTNRAGMKTLLASYQSPEMAAFLASHFKGAILPSF
- a CDS encoding methionine ABC transporter permease, with translation MSSYLIDQIALALWQTVEMTLASGVISLLLGLPLAILLVVTASDGLKPMRLVNRVLGGLVNAVRSLPFIVLLVALIPLTRLIAGTSIGTEAAIVPLSLAATPYFARVAEVSLREVDQGLVEAVQAMGGSRLSIIREVLLPEALPGLIAGFTLTLVTLVGASAMAGAIGAGGLGDLAIRYGYQRFETNVMIAVVAILIVLVSALQWAGDRAARHVDRRA
- a CDS encoding methionine ABC transporter ATP-binding protein, producing the protein MDEAPALIRFERVTRRFGGHPAIADISFSVGHGEIVGVIGRSGAGKSTLLRCLAGLERPDEGRIVLDGQDLAQLGEPALRARRRRIGLVFQHFNLLSSRTAAQNIALPLKIAGWTRADRARRTTELLELVGLPDRAGHYPAQLSGGQKQRVGIARALAASPALLLCDEATSALDPETTHSILALLRDINARLGLTIMLITHEMSVVRAVADRVLVLEAGRLVEDVPAARLFAHVEAGSMNEATRSLLRDQRPSLPGFLVDRLTPEPAAGSHAVLELGVGGDAAHLPMIARLATETGIEATLLEGGVTHIGQEPIGALFLAVPSDRADEAEAALRRFGADTTETSLRRLGHVVLPD